The DNA region ATTCAGGCTCGACACATGCTGATCGCGCTGAAGACCGACGCCACTGTTCCAGCTGCGGTCGCCGAAAGGCACCGAGTTGGCCACGGTGGCGTCTTCCACACCCGGGATCTCGCGAAGAGCGGCCAGATCCGCGAGGGTGCGTGCATGCATGTCGGTGTGGATACCGATGTCACCCACTTCGATACGCACCAGACGTTCTTCGTCGACACCACTGGGCGTGTCCATCCACGCCAGCCGGTCGCGCACCAGGAAAACCGCGTTGCAGACGATCGCGCACGTCAGGGCGATCTGCAGAACGAGCAGCGTGCAGGTGAAGCGATGGCGTCGCAGTGTGGAGAGGATAGGTCCGATCTGCATGTTCATGTCATTGACTCTTCAGCTGCAGCGCGGGCGTGATGCTGCACGCGCGCCAGGCGGGAAGCAGGCCGGCGATCAACGTAGCGATCACCGAAAGCAGCAACGTGGCGACGAGCATGGCCAGATCGAGATGAGCCAGCCGGGCGAACGCATCGGGCTGCCTTCGCACCAGGGCGAGTCCGGCCCACGCGAGGATCAGCCCACCCACGCCTCCGGCCACACCGATCAGGCCGGCCTCGGTGAGCAATTGCGCAAACACGCTGCGCCGTGACGCGCCCAGTGCCCGCCGCACACCGACTTCGCCGGCGCGTCGCATGAATTTGGCCAGCATCAGCCCCACGGTGTTGACCAGGCACACGACAAAAAATCCGAGGGCAAGCCACACCTGCAGGCGGACGTCACTCGGAACGACCTTCTGCTCTTCCAGGAAAGCGAGCAGGCCGGTCACCTCCGGGTGCTGGGGACGCTGAAAACGGCCAAGCGCCGCCTGCTCGTGCGCGTAGCCATCGAGGTAGCGACGATACGCTTCGAGGTGCGCCGCACTGTCGAGCTGCACCCAGTACTGCAGCCAGGTGCACGAGGCACGTTCCATCTCGTTTTCGGCGGTCGATCCCTCGCCCCAGCAGCTGATCCCACCGTCTCGGCCCATCTCCAGCGCGCGGGCCGTCGAGAGCGGGACGAACACGCCTTCGCTGCCCGAAAAGCTGCCGGTATAGATATCGTAGAAATGCGGCACGGGTCGCCAGACATCGAGCACGCCGATGATGCGAAGATCCGCCCCGTTAGCGCGTATCGTCCGGCCGACGCTGTTGGTGCCGCCGAACAGCCGGGCGTTCAGATCGGCGCCGATCACGGCCACGTGTGCCCTGGACTCGTCCTCCGCATCGCTCCACGGCTGCCCGTAGCGGAATGGCACAGCGAACATCGGGAAGAAGTCCGCCGTCGTATAGCGCGCGTGCTCGATAAACGGATCCATGGCCTGGTCGTCGGACTGGACCGGTACCGTGCCACCCACCATCAGGGCCTGCCGGTCCGCCCGACGGTCCTTCAGCAAGCGCATGCCGTCGATCCAGGTCACCTGCACGGGGAGCTTCGTATCCTCCGCGTGGCTCAGATCGCGAGGGTCCATCCGGGGCATGTAGATCGATCCACTGCGTTCCGGCAGCGGATCCCCCGACAGCACGTGCAGGACGGTCAGGGTGGTCATGCTCGCGCCGATCCCCAGCGCGACGGCGAGAATCATGAGCGCCGTCAGCGCCCTGCTCCGCCTCAGGCTGCGAAAGGCGAGTTCCAGGTAGTAGGCGAACATCGATACACCCACGCGTCAGACGCTCCGCGTCGCTTCGACGGGCGACACCCGCGAGGCGCGCAACGCCGGCGCGAACACCGCCGCCTGACCGAGGCCGAGCAGCGCGACCACACCGACCATGACGTACGTGAACGAAAGCCGCTTCATCTCGAAATGCGTGAACATCCACTGGCTCAGCCCCAGCGCGAGCATCGTGCCGACGACCACGCCGGCGAGCGCGATCAGGAAGTTCTCGGTCATGAAGTAACTGAGGATATCGCTGCGCTTCGCCCCCAATGCGCGCCGCACACCGATCTGCTTACGCCGCTGCCCGACCCAGAAGCTGGACAGGCCCACGATGCCCGCCGCCGTGATGGCCAGCAGCACGCCGCAGACGACGCTCATCAGGATCGCCATGCCGCGATCCGCCTCATAGGCGTTCGCACGTACCGTTTCGAAGGTACGGATGCCGTATTTTTCGGGAAGGACACGCATGCGGTTGACGTCGAACAGGACTTTGGGAACGCTCTTGAATACGGCGTCCTGCTGGCCCGGCTTGGTACGGATCATGAAACTCTGTCCGCCGTCGTTGAACGTCAGCGGCATGATCGTCACGCTGTCCATGAAGTCCATGTCGACCCACGGAACGGTCAGCTTCGCCACGATGCCGATGATGGTCGACGGCTTCCCGCCTCGGTAATAGATGACCTTGCCCAGCGCATCGCCGTTGGGGAAAAGTTTGTCGGCCAGCGTCTTGGTCACGATCACCTGCGGCGGGGACGGCGACTCCTGGCGCTCGAACGAGCCGACCTCGGAAGCCGTGAAATTCCGGCCGGCGATGAGCTGCACGCCCAGCGTCTTGAGCGTGTGCTCGTCGCCGAAGTAAAGCGCGGTCTGCGCGCCGCCCTTGGTCGCATCCGGTGCCGTGCGCGCCGTCAATGACCAGCCACCCCGGCGCAGCGGATACGTATTGGTGACATACGCATCTTCCACGCCGGGCATGGCGCGAATGGCCTGGATGTCCGTCCTGATGATCGGAAGGTAGGTCGAGGGCGCGCCTACATACCGGTTCTGCACGGCGATCAGGTTCGACTCATTCATGCCTGTGGGACGGTTCGCCCGTTCGACGCGCTCATGCACGATGAACAGGGCATTGCAGACGATGGCCAGGGTCAGCGCGATCTGCAGCGCGATGAGGATGGTGCCGGCCTTATGCCGACGCAGCGCGGCGAGGATGGGAAGTATCTGCACGATGAAATCCTCAGTTCGACTTCAGCTGCCAGGCGGGCTGCACTTGAGCGGCGCGCCAGGTCGGATAGAAAGCGGCGATGATCGACGCGGCGATCGACACCACGAGCGTGAGCAGCACGAGCATCGGGTCCAGTGTGGCCAGCCGGGCGATGGGCTCGGGGAAGACCAGTCCCACGCCGAGCACACCCAGCCCGGTAAGAATCAGGCCCAGGACGCCCCCTGCGACGCCGATCGTGCCCGCCTCGATCAGGAACTGCGCGTAGATATGCAGCCGTGACGCGCCCAGCGCCCGGCGAACGCCGATTTCAGGTGCCCGACGCATGAACTTCGCCAGCAGCAGGCCGACCGTGTTGACCAGGCAGATCACCAGGAAGCCCAGCGATACGACCAGCGACACCTGCGACTCCGGCGGAACGACGTTCTGCACCGACAACCAGTCCATCACGTCACGCACGCGCCCGTTGGGTGCCCAGCGAAAACGGCCAGCACGTTGTTGTTCGGCGCCATAGCCGGCGATGTACTGACGGTAGGACTCCGCCGCGGCACGGGTCGGCAGCTCCGCCCAGAGCGACAGCCAGATGCACTCGGAACGCAGATAGTTGTCCCAGCCTTCACCGGGATCGGCGACACAGTTGTTGTTGCCACTATTGGGCAGTTTGAGATCGACAGCCCGGTTGAATGGCACATACACCGAGGCGCCATCGTTGAACCCGCTCGTATTGGGCACGTCGAAGAACAGCGGCTGCGGCGCCCAGTCCTGGATCACGCCGCTGATGCGGAACAGATGGCCATCGATGTTGATCTGCTTGCCAACGCTCTGGCCGCCGTCGAACAGCTTGTCGTTCAGCGTCTTCGAGATCACAGCGACGCTGGCATGGCGCTCGTCGTCGTCCAGCGTCCATGCCTGTCCCTGGATGAAGGGCACATCGAACATCGGGAAGAAGTCGGCACCTGTCGCGTACGCACCTTCGCGCACCGGTAGACGGCTCGGGTCTTCCGGGATCACGGAAATGCCGATCGGATAGGTCACCGTCTGCCGTTCGGCCTTGTGTGCCCGCAGCAGCGCCATCGCGTCCTGGTACGACAATGCCGGGGGTGGCTCGCCCTTCTCCGTATTCTCGGGACCCCAGTTGTCGACCTGCACGTTGTAGAGCACGGCCGACTTCTGTGGAATCGGATCCCGCGACGTCGCGCGGAACACCGAGTACGTCGTCATCGACGCGGCCACGCCGAAGCCGATGGCCATCACCATCAGTGCGGTGAGGACCGGGTTGCGCCGCAGGCTGCGCATACCGAGTTGGAGGTAGTAACTGAACATGGACGGATTCCCCCGGAGAAGCGGCGGTACGATCAGGAGTGGGCGACGTTGGGATGCGAGTGGAAGCGCGGTTCTTCAGCGAGGTCGACCACCTGGCCGTCGATCACGTGGACGTTGCGCTGCGCGCGTGCGGCGAGTTCCGGATCGTGAGTCACCATGACGATGGTGGCGCCTTCACGGTGGATCTCTTCCAGCAGTTCCATCACGCCGCGGGCCATCTGCGTATCGAGGTTACCGGTCGGTTCGTCGGCCAGAAGAAGACGCGGTGAGCCGGCGAGTGCGCGGGCGATGGCGACACGCTGCTGCTGACCGCCGGAGAGTTCGGCCGGGTAATGCCTCGCGCGCGAGGCCAGGCCGACACGCTCGAGCGCGTCCATGATGCGCTGCTTGCGCTCGGCGGCTTTCATGCCGCGATAGCGCAGCGGCACTTCGACGTTGTCGAACACGTTGAGGTCGGGGATCAGGTTGAACGCCTGGAAGATGAAGCCGATCTTCTCGTTGCGGATCTTCGAGCGGGCGTTATCGTCGAGCTTGCTCACTTCGACGCCGTCCAGGTGGTACTCGCCACCGGTGAACGTCTCGAGCAGGCCGGCGATGGTGAGGAAGGTGGTCTTGCCCGAGCCGGACGGTCCGGTGACGGCCACGAACTCGCCTTCCTTCACATCGATGTTGAAGTCGCGCAGGGCGTAGGTCTCGACGACTTCCGTGCGGTAGACCTTGGCGAGATGGTTCATCTTGAGCATGACGTTTCCCTCGGTGGATGAATGGTTGGAACGGTTAACGGCTGATGGCGATGTGCTTGGCGGTGCCAAAGGTGTCCGCCCCGGAGATGACGATCTTGTCGCCCTCCTTCAGGCCGTCCAGAATCTCGACCTTGTCGATGCTGCTGGCACCGACACGGATATCGCGACGATCGGCCATGCCGTCGGCCACGACGTAAGCGTAGCGGCCGGCGCTTTCGTCCACGAACGAGCCGCGCTCGACGGTCAGTACGTTGTCGCGTTTGTCGAGCAGGATACGCACGGACATGCGCTGGCTCTGGCGCAGCTGCTTGGGTGTATCGCCGTCGAAACGCAGTCGCGCCGCGACTTCGCCATTGACCACCTCGGGCGAGATCGCGCTCACCTTCCCGTCCCACACCTTGCCGTTACCGGTGATCTCACCGGGCATGCCGATCGCGAGGTCGCGCGCGAAGCTCTCCGGCACTTTCATCTCGACTTCGAGGGCGGACAGATCGATGACGCTCAGCAGCTGGGCATCCTTGGCGACCGTGGCGCGCTCGGCGATGAACAGCTGACCGACCTGCCCGTCGACGGGCGACTTCACGTTGAGGTCGTCGACCTGGCGCTCGAGGTCTTTCACCAGCAGCAGCTGACGGTCGTGGGCCAGCTTCTTCGACTGCACGTCGAAAGTCAGGCTGTCGTTATCCGTCGCCAGGTCGGACTTCGCGTGCTTCGTGGTGATCGCCGCCTTATCCAGCGTGGACTTGGCCTTCTCCACTTCGGCGGCCGGCACGGCACCCTTGTCGAACGCGCTCTGGTAGCGCTTGAGGTCACGCTCGGCGGCGGTCTGATCGATGGTCGCGTTATCGAACGCCTTCTGCAGCTCGGAGCGCTTCTTCGTCGCGTCGATCTGCGCGCGCAGGAACTCCACTTCCATCGCATCGGCCGCCGACTGCTCCTGCGCGAGCTTGCTGGTGAGTTCGGGGCTGGTGATGACGGCGAGCGGCTGATTCTTCGTCACCACGTCGCCCGCATGCACTTTCAGCACGACCGCACCGGCGGACGCGGCATACATCGTCGGGCTCACGGCGGCGACCACTTTGCCTTCCGCCGCGATGTCGCGAACGAAGGGGCCACGGGTGACGGTGCCGAACGAGAGGCGCGAGGCGCTGACCGACGAATCCGCGGAGAACATCGTCGCGACCTTCGGCGCCGCGAAAACGAGTGCGGCCATGACCACCACGCCCGCGCCACCGAGCAGCAGTTTGCGCCGATGGCTCGGGCGGACTTCGACGAGGCGGTCCTGTGCGGAGGTGTCGCGGATCATGTTGGGTATCCCTGGTGATTTCCAGGGAGTAGCAGCAAGCGGCGTGCCAACACGAAATACTAAATCAGATCATAGCCTTGCAAGGAATCCGGCGTGTGAGACGTGTGTCCGCGGACAAAGTGTCCGGACACCCGCGGGTGGCGGACACGTCCGCGCGAGGCATCAGCCAGCGATGCCCACGGATTCGGACATCGCGATATCCCGCGCCACACCGTGGCCGAGCGTGGATATGCATGCGTCGCGCGCACCAAGCACCGTGAAGCCACTCATCCGTCGGCGGGTGAAGGTGAGCACGCGCGCGCGCGATGCACGCAACCATTCGCGGTTCGGCGATCGCCGCGCCGGCGCCGCGATCGGTGAGGCGTCGGCGAACAGGCCATCCCAGGCGAGGTAGTCCGTGTCGGGCAGCAGATAGATGCGGGCGACGGTGTCGCCTTCGGCGCTGACGCAGTCGATCCACTCGCGCGGCCCTTCCGCCGTGATGGCGCAGGTCAGGCCCACGTAGCGGGCGACCAGCAGTGGCGCCAGATCGGCCGATTCCACGAGGCAGCCGTCGGCGGCCGGCGCGCTGAGCGCACAGCCGGACAGCGGCGGTGCCAGGTACAGCACACCGCCCAGCTGCCCCAGGCCCTCGAACAGGGTCCGCGGTGCCAGCGCCAGCCAGCGCGTGGTCGAGGTGGTACGGGCGCGCGAGAGCACGCCGAAGGACGATAGCCAGCCGAACATGTCGCCTCCCGGTATGGGACGAGGAACGGAGGCCTGGCTTGCGCGGTCCGGGGAGGTCCCGCGTGGCTTGGCGTCGGGGAGAAGTGCGCTTACTTGGTAAGGATCAGCTTGTCGTTGCGAGTCAGGCGCAGGTGGTACTCGCTGCCCTGGTGCTCGATGACGAGCTCACGCGAACCGTCGAGGAGGTTCTTGCTCTCGATGCGCCGCGTCGCGACGGGGGTCGCCATGCGAAGGGGTACGACCTTGTCTCGGCCGCCGTTGTCGGTCAGGGGAAGCGTTCTCAGCAACATGGTCAGCTCCGCGGTTGAGGGTGCGGAGTTGATGATAATGATTCTCAATTACCTGTCAACAGGCAATGGGGTCTCTGCTGAGAAAACGCCGCCCGACGGCGGCGTCGTTTCAGCCCTCGCCGGCGAGCCGCGGGGCGTCGGCAAGCATCCCGGCCAGCGTCCGCTCCAGTTCTTCGAGGTCCGGAATGATCGCGGTGTCGTCCCGGACGAGCACCCGCGCACGCACACCGAACGGCAGGTCATGCCCGTCGTGGGTCGGCAACAGAAGCTCGGCATTGAGCGTGGTCAGGCGCGGGAAGCCGTGGGTCACCACGGCGATGTACGGCAGCCCTGCCGTATTGCCGAGCGCCTTCAGCACGGCGACGCGGGCGGCCTGCGGCGGTGCGTCGTCGGGCAGGCGGGCCACATGGTCGAAACGCACCAGCGGAATGCTCCAGCCACGCCAGGCGATGCGCCCCAGCAGCCAATCGGGCGCATCGGCGACCGGCTCGACGCCAGCCAGGGTAATGACTTCCGCCACCGCGGCGTTCGGCAGCAGCAGGCGTACGCCCGCGCTGGGAATCAGGACGCAGCGGATCTCTCGCGGTAACGGCTCGCTCATGGGAATTCCTCGATCAGTTTCTGCGCCAGCGCCGCGACGTCGCCGGCATAGGCCGCCACACGCTCTTCGCGGATACCCGCGACCATGTGGCCATGCGCCTCTTCCACCGGCACGCTTTCCACCCAGACGCGACCGCCGGCGTCATAAACCGCCTGCGCTCCCGCCACGGCATCGTTCCCGCGACCGGCGAACACGATGGCCAGCGCGTCGCCACCGAACCCGCCGGCCAGCGTGCTCAGGACACCGTCGATCGACGGGCCCGCACTGCCGGTCGCGCTGGCGTCCTCGCGCACCGTGACGCTGCCGTCGCGGCGGATCTGTACGTGCGACCCGCGCGGCACCACCAAGCGCTCGCCGTGGGCCGTATGGTCCTGCTCGCCGGCGATTCGCAGATCGCCCAGACGACGCGCGAATGCCTGGGTGTCGTCATGATGCGCGACGACGAGAAGCACCGCGGGAAGACGTGCGGGGACCGCGGCCAGGAACGCGGCGATCGACGCTTCGCTTTCGCCTGCGCCGCCGAGGGCGATCACCCGGCGCACGGCACGCGAGCTGCCTTCGAGGAACATCTCGTGAGAGAACTCGCCATCGGTGCGCGGCGCGATGGCTTCTTCCATCGAGACCAGTTCGAGCGTGAAGCCCGCCTCGATGCCGTGCGTCCCGTCGTCGACGATGTCCTGTGCGAGGTATTCCGCAGCCGTGAGCGTTTCGATACCGAACTCCGAAGCGGGCGGGCGAGCCACCGTTTCGGGCACGACGGCGTCGTGGTCGATCAGGTCCCATTCGGGCGCCGGGGGCGGTACGTATTCGGTGGCGCGGCCTTCGATCTCCAGCTTCGGCGTGCCTGCCTGCGCCGTGCCCGGCAGGGCATCGTCCTCAGGTGCGAGCGAGAACTGGCTCAGGTCGAATTCGCGTTCCGGTGCGGGCGACGGCGGCGGCGTTTCGTCGATGACCTCGAAGCCGGACAGATCGAGCGACGCCAACTCGGTCAGTTCGACCGGTGCGGACGGCACCTCGTCCAGGCCGTCCGTGCTGATCGCGGAGGCATCGGTGTCGGCCAGCAGCGCTTCGAGTTCGGCGGCGAGCTCCGTCGGATCGGCCCCCTCACCGTCGTGTTCGCCCGTGGCGGACAGCGTGGTCGAAAAGGCCAGTTCGTCGGGCACATCGTCCTCGACACCCGGCACGGCATCCATCGACACAGGCGCAGGCTTGTCGACGGATGCCATCGGCTCCTCGGGATAACCGTGCGTACCCGTGATGGCCAGGTCATCGACCAGGGGTTCGTTGAAGGTCTCTTCGGCCGGTGCGGCAACGCCGGCCATCGCGACCACACGCGGTTCGATGGCTCGGGCGTCTTCGGGGCGTGGCGGATCCATCGGTGACACGCCGACCAGCTTTGCCGCGAGATGCCGGGCCCAGCGGGCGCGGTCCCAGCCTTCCAGCGCGCGGCTCACGTCCGCATCGTTGAACACCAGGCGCGGATGTCCGCCTTCGACCGTGTCGTACAGACGGTCGAGGTCGTCATCACTGGGGTCGTCGAGGTCGACCACGACCACATCGGCCGACGAACCGACCAGTTCGGCGGGCGCGAAGGCACGAAGGTCCGATTCATAGACGATCGTCGCGCCCTGCTCGACCAGCGCGTCGCGCAGGTGTCCGGACAGCGCTGAGTCGTCGAACAGTAACGCCACCAGGGGCGCACGATCACCCATGGTGAACTCCGAGCACATCGTTGATCTGGATGACCAGATCGTTTTCCTGATACGGCTTGCCGATGTAACGGTCCACGCCGATGTCGAACGCGCGCTGACGATGTTTGTCGCCGGTACGCGAGGTGATCATGATGATGGGCACGCCCGCCAGACGCTCATCGGCCTTCATCTGCGTCGCCAGTTCATAGCCGTCCATGCGTGGCATCTCGATGTCGAGCAGCATCAGGTCGGGCACGCGCTCATTGAGCTTTTCGAGCGCGTCGATACCGTCCTTCGCCGTCATCACCTCGAACTCGTGACGCTCCAGCACGCGGCCGGTGACCTTGCGCATGGTGATCGAATCGTCGACCACCATGACCAGCGGCTTCACGCGGATCTCGTCCTGCGCGCGCGGTGCGTGCGGGATGGCCGCCTCGGCTTCGAAGGCGCGGCGAGCCATGCCATGACGCACCAGGGGCGCGAGGTCGAGAATCATCAGCACCGAACCGTCGCCCATGATCGTCGCGCCGAGGATACCCGGCACCGAGCTGACCTGCGGACCGACCGGCTTGACCACGATTTCGCGCGAGCCGAGCACGGCATCGACACGGATCGCGGCACGCAGGTCGCCCGAGCGAGCGAGCAGCAGCGGAATATCGCCCTCGTCCGGCGACGCGACGATATGCACGCCCAGCAGCTGCGGCAGGTCGTGGATGGCGAACTCTTCACCCAGATAGTCGAACGCGGGCTGCTCGTCGGCCATGCGGTGGGCAAGCTCGTTCGGCTCCACACGCGCCACGCCGTTGACCGAGGTCATCGGGATGGCGAAGTTCGTTTCACCGATGCGCACGATCAGGGCCTGGGTCACCGCGAGGGTGAACGGCAGGCGCATCACGAAGGTCGTACCGCTGCCCTTCTCCGATTCGATCGCCAGCGTGCCGCCGAGCTGCTTGATCTCGTTGGCGACCACGTCCATACCGACACCACGACCGGCTACCTGGGTGACCTTCTCCGCGGTGGAGAAGCCCGGTACCTGGGTGAGCTGAAGGATCTGGTCGTCGGAAACACGGGCATCCGGACGCAGCAGGCCGCGCTCGATCGCCTTGGCGCGAATGGCATCGCGGTCCATGCCGGCACCGTCGTCGGACAGGCGTACCACGACCTCGGTGGCTTCGCGCGCCACCTGGATACGCACCGTGCCTTCCGGATGCTTACCGTTGGCTTCGCGAGTGTCCGGTGTCTCGATACCGTGGGCGACCGCGTTACGCAGCATGTGCTCGAACGGCGCCTTGATACGGTCGAGCATGTTGCGGTCCATTTCGCCGTTGGCGCCTTCCACCACCAGCTGCGCCCGCTTGCCAACGTCGTTGGCGGCCTGGCGGAGCGTGCGGCGAAGGTTGGGCACCATCGCGTCGAACGGCAACATGCGGGTCTGCATGAGACCTTCCTGCAGTTCCGCGTTGACCCGCTGCTGCTGGAGCAGAAGGTTTTCGGACTGACGGGTAAGCTCATCGAGGATCGTCTGCAGCGAGACCAGATCGGATACCGACTCGGCCAGCGCTCGCGAGTACTGCTGAAGCTGCGAGAAGCGATCGAGTTCGAGCGGATCGAACGTCGCCGATCCGGTATCGCGGTGTTCCTGGTGGTAACGCGCGATGATCTGCGCTTCGGTTTCGATTTCGAGCATGCGCAGCTGGCTGCGCAGACGGCTGACCGTCTGCTCGTGCTCGGTGAGCGTCGAGCGGAAGCTGGCCGTCTGCTGTTCCAGGCGCGAGCGGTAGATCGACACTTCGCCGGCGTGGTTCACCAGCGTGTCGAGCATGTCCGCGCGGACACGGATCTGTTCCTGCGACGCGCGCTGCAGTTCTTCTTCCTCGAATTCCGGCAGCAGGTCCGGCAGTTCGTGGTCGAGGACAGGAATGACTTCCGGTTCCGGCAGGGGCTCGGTCGCCGGGATGTACTCGGCGGCCTCGCGCTCTTCACGGTAAGCCTCGGCGGTCAGCGTATCCGGTGCGATGGGCGCGCCGGCCAGGCGTGCGAACGGCTCGATGTCGGCATCGCTGAGCGCGATCGCGCGGTTCTGCGCGATGCTCTGGATCATGCCGTGCAGACGATCGAAACCGACTTCCATCGCTTCGATGGAGGCGCGGTCGCTTTCGCGCTGGCCCGTGGCCACCGCGTCGAGCAGGGCTTCCATCGCATGCGCGAAGTCGCCGACCGGCGCCAGGCCAGCCATGCGCGCACTGCCCTTCAGCGTGTGCAGATCGCGCTGCAGCGAGGTGACGTGTTCCGCCACCTGCGGCTCGATGCGCCATGCGGCGAGCGCGCCGTCGGCGTGATCCAGAATCTCGCGGCCTTCCTCGACGAACACCTCGAGCAGGTCGGGATCGATATCGGCATACGGCGAAAGCTCCGGCACCAGGGCCGGTGCCGGCTCGTCCACCGGCGTATGCACCGGCGCGGCGACCGGTTCATGCGACTGGTCTTCGATGAGAACGGGCTCGGCCACGGCGGGCTCGGCCACGTCTTCCGGCTGAGCCACGTCTTCCGGCTCGGCCACTTCGTCCGGCTCGGCCACTGCTCGCGGCTCAGCGGCTTCTTCCGGCTCAGCCAGCTCGAACGATGCTTCGGACTCCGCCATGTCAGCGGCGTACGGCGCTACTTCCGGAGCCTCGGCCTGGTCGACAGGTATTTCCTCGGCCACCGGCTCGAAGACGGGCTCGGTGGGAGCCGACTCTGCCGGCGCGTCGGGACCCGCCGACGCCAGCGGATCGGGATCGACAAACGAATCCTCTTCCGACGGCGTCTCGTCGATCACTTCATCGTCGGCGGAAACGACCTCCCCGACACGCGAATCCTCGACACGCGGTTCGACGAGGCCATCGTCGGTATGCGGCACGTCACCGTCGTGCGACATCGGCTGCGGCAATGCTTCCGCTTCGGCTTCGGCGTTGGCTTCCGCTGCCGCGTCGACCGACGGCCCGGCCGGCGTCGTCGCCGCGGCATCGAATCCCTCCACCAGCGCGCGCCAGGCAGCCGCTTCGTCGACGTCGTACTTCGCGATCGGCTCGACCACGCCTTCCGGTTTGTCGACCTCGAAACGTTCGAACGAAGCGAGCAGCTCGGCCGTGAGATCGTCCGTGCTGTCGATCGGCTCGACGGGCGCCAGCTCGATCCCGGGAATGGCCTGACTGTCCGTCTCGGCGTCGATGTCGGCCTGAAGCTCGGCGAGCGTCAGCTCCTGCTCTTCGGACGTTTCGGATTCAGGCTCCACGTCGGCGACGACGTCGGCTTTCGTTTCGACCGCGGGCGGAGCGGCAGCCTCGAGCTCGGCCAGCTCACGGGCCAGCATCGCTTCCAGCTCGGCTTCGAGATCCCCCGGAGCGGCAGCATCCTCTTCCACGCTGTCGTCGGCGAGGGTTTCCGTGTCGAGCGACGACCCGGAGGCCACGTCGTCTTCCGGCAAGACCTCGTCCACGACCGGCGGCGGGACGTCGTCGACGACGTTCGCAACGTGCGGCACGACGTCTTCGATGTTGTCGATGTTGTCGATGTCGGCGACGACCGGCGTCGCGGACGCCGCGTCGACGGGCGTCTCGTCCAGCGGCAGCGGATCGGGCTCGTACAGGATGTGCGCGACCGTCGCTTCGGGCTGTTCGTCGCGCATGGCGATGATATGTGCCGCCAGCGCGGCCACGTCCGGTACGCGCGGATCCGGGGTGTCGAACTGGTCCATCACGTGATCGACGAGATCGGCCGTATCGGTCAGCGCGTCTACGCCTTCGACACGCAGCGGCAGGCCGCTGGCACGAACGCGCTTGATCAGGCCTTCCAGCGGTGCGAGCACCTGGATGAGCACCGGGATGTCGACCATACCGATGGCACCGTGCAACGTGTGCACGGCACGCAGCAGCGCGTCGTCGACAAACAGTTCGCCGTCGCCGGCGCGGGCCAGGTTGGCACGAATGATCGTGAGGTACTGGGCCACCTCGGTACGCAGGATGT from Luteibacter mycovicinus includes:
- a CDS encoding Hpt domain-containing protein, whose amino-acid sequence is MRLQDHTDFTTLHWVKAELDDALSKARQALESYVEDSRDAYVMHTCAADLHQVHGTLRMVELYGAAMVVGEMEQLVAALIDDRVAHRDDAYAALMRGMMQMPDYLERLQSGHRDVPIVLLPLLNDLRSSRGEQSLHESALFTPNLDTMLPAIAPGANDPAAAESHRAEIAELRVRFQQQLLAWFRGQGNERQLLGMRATLDGIAARCYTIAGRRLWWIAAGVLEGLERGVLRAHEKDVRQLIGRVDRSIRELVEGGEDALLNGDADELARKLLYYVAQAKPGSERLEELRQTYRLDGLLPQAAEVEHARGSMSGHNRALLDTVSVAIKEDLLRVKESLDLFLRRPDGDPAQLGPQADVLDRVGDTLGMLALGVPRRVVGEQRRILGEIATGARDPDEESLLDVAGALLYVEASLDDHIERLGAEGEEQVVSDLGPSPLPRSEARHILATLMREATGNTSKVKDAIVAFVESSWDHAQLDGTPELMAEIGGAMRMLGAPRPGELADGIGLFIHRELLGDRRVPNGAQMDRLADALAALEYYLEAAREHRGGLEHILDVTQQSLAELGYWPLPTAEEDVAEPLGEAAIERIESEAIEHIAVPSTSVDAGETVSTFAESFDLVDEPPTEAEIAAAAAVAAPEATAPEATSPVAAAAEPAAAAGEEDWVEIEEEIEQEVGGAGHAEFAGFQITVDGIDDEIREIFLEETEEEINNLRAAQSAWLANPERSESLVPIRRSFHTLKGSGRLVGARLLGEFAWKVENTLNRVLDKSIEPHPGVQALVRHAIDALPQLKAALEGESTPGAPIAAIMETADRLAMGDMAFVEDVAKSSVQKVRTKVKRRVPRDTIAAVPTAAFASYGQTPAEPVEAAPSEPVYVAPPLPPVDAVLLDILRTEVAQYLTIIRANLARAGDGELFVDDALLRAVHTLHGAIGMVDIPVLIQVLAPLEGLIKRVRASGLPLRVEGVDALTDTADLVDHVMDQFDTPDPRVPDVAALAAHIIAMRDEQPEATVAHILYEPDPLPLDETPVDAASATPVVADIDNIDNIEDVVPHVANVVDDVPPPVVDEVLPEDDVASGSSLDTETLADDSVEEDAAAPGDLEAELEAMLARELAELEAAAPPAVETKADVVADVEPESETSEEQELTLAELQADIDAETDSQAIPGIELAPVEPIDSTDDLTAELLASFERFEVDKPEGVVEPIAKYDVDEAAAWRALVEGFDAAATTPAGPSVDAAAEANAEAEAEALPQPMSHDGDVPHTDDGLVEPRVEDSRVGEVVSADDEVIDETPSEEDSFVDPDPLASAGPDAPAESAPTEPVFEPVAEEIPVDQAEAPEVAPYAADMAESEASFELAEPEEAAEPRAVAEPDEVAEPEDVAQPEDVAEPAVAEPVLIEDQSHEPVAAPVHTPVDEPAPALVPELSPYADIDPDLLEVFVEEGREILDHADGALAAWRIEPQVAEHVTSLQRDLHTLKGSARMAGLAPVGDFAHAMEALLDAVATGQRESDRASIEAMEVGFDRLHGMIQSIAQNRAIALSDADIEPFARLAGAPIAPDTLTAEAYREEREAAEYIPATEPLPEPEVIPVLDHELPDLLPEFEEEELQRASQEQIRVRADMLDTLVNHAGEVSIYRSRLEQQTASFRSTLTEHEQTVSRLRSQLRMLEIETEAQIIARYHQEHRDTGSATFDPLELDRFSQLQQYSRALAESVSDLVSLQTILDELTRQSENLLLQQQRVNAELQEGLMQTRMLPFDAMVPNLRRTLRQAANDVGKRAQLVVEGANGEMDRNMLDRIKAPFEHMLRNAVAHGIETPDTREANGKHPEGTVRIQVAREATEVVVRLSDDGAGMDRDAIRAKAIERGLLRPDARVSDDQILQLTQVPGFSTAEKVTQVAGRGVGMDVVANEIKQLGGTLAIESEKGSGTTFVMRLPFTLAVTQALIVRIGETNFAIPMTSVNGVARVEPNELAHRMADEQPAFDYLGEEFAIHDLPQLLGVHIVASPDEGDIPLLLARSGDLRAAIRVDAVLGSREIVVKPVGPQVSSVPGILGATIMGDGSVLMILDLAPLVRHGMARRAFEAEAAIPHAPRAQDEIRVKPLVMVVDDSITMRKVTGRVLERHEFEVMTAKDGIDALEKLNERVPDLMLLDIEMPRMDGYELATQMKADERLAGVPIIMITSRTGDKHRQRAFDIGVDRYIGKPYQENDLVIQINDVLGVHHG